The candidate division WOR-3 bacterium genome contains a region encoding:
- a CDS encoding ATP-binding cassette domain-containing protein — protein MIEVQNLSKFFGATRAVDDITFKIGKGEIVAFLGPNGAGKTTTMRMLTGFLPPTRGKCFINGIDISVDPIKPKELIGYLPEDNPLYPDMKVYEYLEFIGEVRKIANLRSRVSEVAEICGITGVLNKEIGTLSRGYRQRVGVAQAIIHNPDILILDEPTEGLDPNQVVELRNLIKELGKEKTVMLSTHILSEAEATCERVLIINKGKLIADGNKNEIRTMARGGETITLELIAPQNPIEELNKISGVKEVTIKQSEGNHHLFEILSEKDIRERLFDTAVSKNWKIIELHRKSTSLEDIFRELTKEEA, from the coding sequence ATGATTGAAGTCCAGAATTTATCTAAATTTTTTGGTGCAACCCGCGCGGTGGACGATATTACTTTCAAAATTGGTAAAGGTGAAATTGTTGCCTTTTTAGGACCGAATGGTGCGGGTAAAACCACCACCATGCGTATGCTCACAGGTTTTCTACCTCCGACCCGTGGGAAATGTTTCATCAATGGTATTGATATTTCTGTGGATCCGATAAAACCAAAAGAGCTCATCGGTTATTTGCCTGAAGATAATCCTCTATATCCAGATATGAAAGTCTACGAATACCTTGAATTTATCGGAGAAGTAAGGAAAATAGCTAATCTGCGTAGCCGGGTGAGTGAAGTAGCCGAAATCTGCGGCATTACCGGTGTGTTGAATAAAGAGATCGGAACCCTATCGCGCGGTTATCGTCAACGGGTGGGTGTTGCCCAGGCAATAATCCACAATCCGGACATCCTTATTCTTGATGAACCGACCGAAGGTCTGGATCCCAACCAGGTCGTGGAATTGCGGAATCTGATAAAAGAATTAGGAAAAGAGAAAACCGTAATGCTCTCCACCCACATCCTCTCTGAAGCCGAAGCAACCTGCGAGCGGGTTTTGATCATCAATAAAGGGAAACTCATCGCTGATGGGAATAAAAATGAAATCAGGACTATGGCAAGAGGTGGGGAGACAATAACCCTGGAACTAATTGCACCCCAGAATCCTATTGAAGAATTAAACAAAATCTCCGGGGTAAAAGAGGTAACCATAAAACAAAGTGAAGGCAACCATCATCTTTTTGAAATCCTGAGCGAAAAAGACATTCGGGAACGACTTTTTGATACTGCTGTCTCCAAAAATTGGAAGATTATCGAACTCCACCGAAAATCCACTTCCCTTGAGGATATCTTCCGAGAATTAACCAAGGAGGAAGCGTGA
- a CDS encoding helix-hairpin-helix domain-containing protein, which produces MTLIYLFFLTLNQDFWENAQEKDLETILWELEELKDNPLDLNTAGLEELSKIPFLKPTDCLKIIGYRERYGEFESVDDLLKIKGFEKGLLELVRPYLTVNTRKIKWRGLHNSIRFQKELNSSEKFYTRTILNLNDYQIFLVTEKDPGESSFFDYYSTGVVVEEKQRKFALGNYNLDYGAGVMLSTLGSFFSGSDFRFLIRERGITPYTSTMENGGFFGAALSDTLLLNYCIFYSNQKLDGKVDTSGHAWSFDPSGIHADSAGLARKDRIREEIIGYYLNYKTKTFQLYQSTYWSAYEPTFVCRDSNNEFYGKDYTLTGIGGRYGGERFIVFGEFARSFASRLGCIFGWTGLLPYNFEFSLAGSVFNPGFYAPKGIEAKDDYLGLCIDFVQHSRIFNSGTTVNIYTNSLNDTTHYDLRLNFGRTIGFTETKLTFNWRYRQSYKISSGSKVSLRLQPRKPIYLDLRLQDKYLYGDSIKKGLFGGIEFGWSGALIGSKIGFGIYDTESYLTRIYVYEPDLPGVLNNRVAYGKGRYGFGYLMVKPLPKIVLHCKYAINEKDSLIHTLGFQAEIKI; this is translated from the coding sequence GTGACCCTGATTTATCTGTTTTTCCTTACTTTGAACCAGGATTTTTGGGAAAATGCACAAGAAAAAGATCTTGAAACGATACTCTGGGAATTAGAAGAGCTAAAAGACAACCCGCTTGATCTAAATACCGCCGGTTTAGAAGAACTCTCTAAAATCCCATTTTTGAAACCTACCGACTGTCTAAAGATAATCGGCTATCGTGAACGCTATGGAGAATTTGAATCCGTTGATGACTTATTAAAAATAAAGGGGTTTGAAAAAGGTCTCCTGGAATTGGTCAGACCCTATTTAACGGTGAATACCCGAAAAATAAAATGGCGGGGTTTGCATAATAGTATAAGATTTCAGAAGGAATTAAACTCAAGTGAAAAATTTTATACACGGACAATCCTCAATCTCAACGATTACCAGATATTTTTAGTAACCGAGAAAGATCCAGGTGAGTCCTCTTTTTTTGATTATTACAGCACCGGGGTGGTCGTTGAAGAAAAACAAAGAAAATTCGCCCTGGGTAACTATAATCTTGATTACGGAGCCGGGGTGATGCTCTCAACACTTGGCTCATTTTTCTCTGGTTCTGATTTTCGATTTCTCATCCGGGAGCGGGGAATCACTCCCTACACTTCAACAATGGAAAACGGCGGATTCTTCGGCGCAGCCTTAAGTGATACCCTGCTTTTAAATTACTGCATTTTTTACTCCAATCAAAAACTTGATGGTAAAGTAGACACCTCAGGGCATGCCTGGTCATTTGATCCCTCAGGAATTCACGCTGATTCCGCAGGTCTTGCGCGTAAGGATCGTATTCGTGAAGAAATCATTGGTTATTATCTAAATTACAAAACCAAAACCTTTCAATTATACCAGAGCACTTACTGGTCCGCATATGAACCAACATTTGTCTGCAGGGATTCAAATAATGAATTTTACGGGAAAGACTATACACTAACAGGGATAGGAGGTAGATACGGTGGGGAACGGTTTATCGTATTCGGAGAATTTGCCCGTTCATTTGCCAGCAGATTGGGCTGTATCTTCGGTTGGACTGGTCTATTACCTTATAATTTTGAATTCAGCCTCGCCGGTTCAGTTTTTAATCCGGGATTCTACGCACCTAAAGGCATCGAGGCAAAAGATGATTATCTTGGGCTATGCATTGATTTTGTTCAACATTCCAGAATTTTCAACAGCGGCACGACGGTGAATATCTATACCAACAGCCTAAACGACACCACTCACTATGACCTGAGATTAAATTTCGGCAGGACGATCGGTTTTACGGAAACAAAACTCACCTTTAATTGGCGATATCGGCAAAGTTATAAAATCTCATCGGGTTCAAAAGTATCTTTGAGACTCCAACCCCGAAAACCTATCTACCTGGACCTACGACTTCAAGATAAATACCTCTACGGAGATTCAATAAAAAAAGGCCTTTTCGGAGGCATTGAATTTGGGTGGAGTGGAGCGTTGATAGGGTCTAAAATTGGGTTTGGTATCTACGATACCGAGTCTTATTTGACCCGGATTTATGTCTATGAACCCGATCTGCCAGGAGTTTTAAACAACCGGGTTGCTTATGGTAAAGGGCGGTATGGTTTTGGTTATCTAATGGTAAAACCGTTGCCCAAGATTGTGCTCCATTGTAAATATGCTATTAACGAGAAGGACTCGCTTATTCATACCCTGGGTTTTCAGGCGGAGATAAAAATATAG